One Natrinema longum genomic window, AGACCACGTACGGCGACCTGCGGGCAGAACTGCGCCAGCACAACGTCGAGACCCTAGAGCGGCTGCTCAACGAAACGTTCGAGCTGGTCTATCAGAACGACTCCTACGCGGCGATCGATCTCGACGGCGACTACCGGCTGACCGTGTATCAGAAAGACGGCGAGGCTCTCGAGCCCGAACAGCTGTCCGGCGGCGAACGAGCGCTGTTCAACCTCAGCCTGCGGTGTGCGATCTACCGACTGCTCGCCGAGGGCGTCGACGGATCGGCACCGATGCCGCCGCTGATTCTCGACGAGCCGACGGTGTTTCTCGATTCGGGTCACGTGACCCAACTCGTCTCGCTGATCGAGTCGATGCGCGATCTCGGCGTCGAACAGATCGTCGTCGTCAGCCACGACGAGGAACTCGTCGGCGCGGCAGACTCGCTGGTCCGCGTCGAGAAAGACGCCACGTCGAACCGGTCGCGACTCGAGCGCGGCGAGCCGCCGGAAGCGGAGCTGCTGGCGTCGGACTGACGGGGAGAACGTCGGCATCGCTGCCGAACGGGGGGTCGGAACTCAGTCGGTATCCGCCGTCCCGTCGTTCGACGGCTCGATTTCCGGTCGGATCGTCTCGAGTGCGCGTTCGCAGTCCTCGGTGAGCCCGTATCCGCGTTCGCCGGCAACGTCGGCTTCTTCGAGCAGTCCGGCCGCCGAAAGGACCGTCAGCCGGCCGTGGAGATCGCTCTCGCAGAACTGGTAGGCGTCGAGCAGGGTGCGGACGCCGAGTGGCCCCCGATCGGCGAGTTCGATCAACAGGCCGAGCGTCTCCGCGTCGTGGACGTTGGTCAGCAACGTCAGGACCGGATCGGCCACGGTTCCGGCGGCCGTCTCGAGCGCCGACTCGCCGTCGACGGCCTCGAGGCGGTCGTTTTGAACGTAACACTCGTTGCCGGTTTCGGGATCACGGACGAGACTCGCGTTGTCCGATCGTCTGAGAAGCAGGTATCGTCTGCCGGTGTCGTCCTCGACTGTTTTCATAGGCGATGGGTCGGTCGGGTAGCTACTCTTGTGTACCGTCCCGTGAAGGTGTTTCGGCCGATCCCTCCGTGGTCGACTCGGTCGGTTCCGTGTCCTCGGAGCCGCCGTCAGCGGCGGTATCGGTTCCGGAACCGTCAGTACCGGCAGTGTTGCCGTAGTCGCCTGCCCGAAACCGTCTGTATCGTCGACCGGCCAGACCGAGCAAAACGAGTCCACCACCGACGAGGGGTCCCCCACGGGTCAGGTTCCCCTCGAAAATCAGGAACAACAGACCGAGCGAGACGAGCAACACGGCGGCGTTGAGCACCACCACCAGCACCCAGAACGTCTGGAGGATCTCGTCGGGAACGTCCATTTCGCCGGTCGAAACGGTCGGTGCCCTGATCGGGTTCGTGAGTTCGTCCAGGTCGTCGTCCGGACCGTCGTCCTCGATCGAGACCTGTGGAATCGTCAACGAGTCGCTCTCGGGGTCGTAGAACTCCTCTTCGGGGTCCCACTCCTCGGGCTCGTTCTCGGTCCGGTCGAATACCACGTTCGAGACGATGCCCAGCGGAAGGAAAAACGTTCGCTTCGCGAGTGCCGTTTCGTCCGGACTCCTGTCAGTTAGTACCGTCCCAGCCCCACAGCGGGTCGCGGGGACGCCGAAAAACAGCGACAGCAGCCCGTCTCAGGCCAGTTCCTCGAGAGTAAGCGTCCGGGAGGTCTCTACCCACGCCAGCGGATTCTCGGCGTCATAGAAGACGACGCCGTCCTCGGTCTCGTAGGACTCGATCGTTGCGGTCCCCGCGGGTTCACTACTCGGTTCGCGCTGATCCGTCACGTCATCGTTCATATGGGTGGACACATCGGTCACCTGGCTCTATGCTATGTGTTACCAATTTATATGTCTTGCTGCTTCCGCAAGCATGGGCGCTGTACTCCTGACATCCGATAGTCGTCGGACGAGTCGAGCGTGGGCGAGGGGTGCCGTCGACATCACTCGAGCGTCGCCACTGGGGACCACTCCAGACGGAGGGGTTTTTATCCGGCGACTGCAAAACCCGGTATCATGACTGAGGCGGGCCAGACCGGACTCGCGGAGTTCGGCGGCGACTCCGACGGGACCGACGACCGGCCGACGGAAGAGGCGGTAGCCGTCGCCGGCAACGGCGGCTCGAACGCTGCGGAGGTGATCGACGTCGTCGAGGAGACGCTCCCCGAATCGGCGGGCCAACTCGAGCTTGCCGTGATGCAGGTCGACTACACGGTCGCCGGCTACGGCGACGAGGAGCGACCGATCATGCACGTCTTCGGACGGACGCCCGAGGGCGAGTTAGAGCACGTACAGGTCGTCGGCTTCAGACCCTACTTCTACGCGCCGACGGAGAGCCTCGAGCGACCGCCCGAGGAGCACTACGAGCGACTCACGGGCAGCGCGGAGTACGACGAGGACGGCGAGCCCTACGAGAGCATCCGGGGCGAGAGCCTCACCAAGATCTTCGGCCAGACGCCCCGAGACGTCGGACAGGTCCGCGACGACTTCGACCACTTCGAGGCCGACATCCTGTTCCCCAACCGGTTCCTGATCGACAAGGACGTCCGCAGCGGGATCCGGGTCCCTGAACGCCGCGCCGACGACGAGTCGCTGGTCGTCCCCCACGACGAGGTCGAGGCGGCCGACGTACAGGCCGAGCCACGCGTCAACACCTTCGACATCGAGGTCGACGATCGCTCGGGATTCCCCGA contains:
- a CDS encoding DUF7346 family protein → MKTVEDDTGRRYLLLRRSDNASLVRDPETGNECYVQNDRLEAVDGESALETAAGTVADPVLTLLTNVHDAETLGLLIELADRGPLGVRTLLDAYQFCESDLHGRLTVLSAAGLLEEADVAGERGYGLTEDCERALETIRPEIEPSNDGTADTD
- a CDS encoding DUF7322 domain-containing protein — protein: MVFDRTENEPEEWDPEEEFYDPESDSLTIPQVSIEDDGPDDDLDELTNPIRAPTVSTGEMDVPDEILQTFWVLVVVLNAAVLLVSLGLLFLIFEGNLTRGGPLVGGGLVLLGLAGRRYRRFRAGDYGNTAGTDGSGTDTAADGGSEDTEPTESTTEGSAETPSRDGTQE
- a CDS encoding DUF7331 family protein — its product is MNDDVTDQREPSSEPAGTATIESYETEDGVVFYDAENPLAWVETSRTLTLEELA